The following are encoded together in the Sinorhizobium terangae genome:
- a CDS encoding glutathione synthase — MRIAFFVNSIEGEATYYATTWLALAALARGHDVCYVMPGDFVLRSDDSLIVRATTLHGPKPKKPETLLNALKDERAKIKTIDANDIDVLFLRNDPSEDAEKRSWAAYAGVNFGHLAADRGVIVVNDPAGLASAQNKLYLQGFPEVVRPVSMISRSIEEIRDFIDAHPDGVILKPLQGSGGKNVFKISSREEANLNQIFEVASGEGYLIAQTYLPEATAGDVRLFLMNGRPLERDGVHAALRRVPAKGDVRSNMHASGTPEAATVTPEILALAEKLRPKLVEDGMFLVGLDIVGDKILEINVYSPGALPEIAALYGVDFSEDIIIALENKLSIRQLYSGTLSNRTLATL; from the coding sequence ATGCGCATCGCCTTTTTCGTCAATTCCATCGAAGGCGAGGCCACCTATTACGCCACGACCTGGCTTGCGCTCGCTGCGCTCGCCCGTGGCCACGATGTTTGCTACGTCATGCCGGGGGATTTCGTGCTGCGTTCCGACGACAGCCTGATAGTCCGCGCCACGACCCTGCATGGCCCGAAACCGAAAAAGCCGGAGACGTTGCTCAATGCGCTCAAGGACGAGCGGGCAAAGATCAAGACGATCGACGCCAATGACATCGACGTGCTTTTTCTGCGCAACGATCCTTCGGAAGATGCCGAAAAGCGTTCTTGGGCGGCCTATGCCGGCGTGAATTTCGGACATCTGGCAGCCGATCGCGGCGTGATCGTCGTCAACGATCCGGCTGGCTTGGCGAGTGCCCAGAACAAGCTCTATTTGCAAGGTTTTCCGGAAGTTGTTCGCCCCGTCTCAATGATCTCCCGGAGCATCGAGGAAATCCGCGACTTCATCGATGCGCATCCTGATGGCGTGATCCTGAAGCCACTGCAGGGATCAGGCGGCAAGAACGTTTTCAAGATCAGTTCCAGGGAAGAAGCCAACCTCAATCAGATATTCGAGGTTGCCAGCGGCGAAGGGTACCTGATCGCCCAGACCTACCTGCCCGAAGCGACTGCCGGTGACGTCCGCCTTTTTCTCATGAACGGACGGCCATTGGAGCGCGATGGCGTTCATGCCGCGCTCCGCCGGGTGCCGGCCAAGGGTGATGTGCGCTCGAATATGCACGCCAGCGGAACGCCCGAAGCGGCAACGGTCACGCCGGAAATCCTCGCCCTGGCGGAAAAGCTCCGACCAAAACTCGTGGAAGACGGAATGTTCCTGGTCGGCCTCGACATCGTCGGCGACAAGATACTGGAGATCAATGTCTACAGTCCCGGAGCCCTCCCGGAGATCGCCGCGCTTTACGGCGTGGACTTCAGCGAGGACATCATCATCGCGCTGGAAAACAAGCTGAGCATCCGACAACTCTATTCGGGGACATTATCGAACCGCACGCTGGCGACGCTTTGA
- the ytfQ gene encoding galactofuranose ABC transporter, galactofuranose-binding protein YtfQ has translation MKFAKALASATILAACTFGSASAAELVVGFSQIGSESGWRAAETTLTKQQAEQRGIDLKFADAQQKQENQIKAIRSFIAQGVNAILVAPVVATGWDEVLQEAKDAEIPVILLDRTVDASDDLYLTAVTSDLVHEGNVAGKWLADTVAGKPCNVVELQGTTGSSPAIDRKKGFEQALSGHDNLKIIRSQTGDFTRTKGKEVMESFLKAEGGGKNICALYAHNDDMAVGAIQAIKEAGLKPGKDILVVSIDAVPDIFQAMAAGEANATVELTPNMAGPAFDALAAYLKDGKAPAKWIQTESKLYTQADDPMKVYEEKKGLGY, from the coding sequence ATGAAATTTGCGAAGGCACTCGCGAGTGCAACGATTCTTGCTGCCTGCACTTTTGGCAGCGCATCGGCCGCGGAACTCGTCGTCGGCTTTTCCCAGATCGGATCGGAGTCCGGCTGGCGCGCCGCTGAAACGACGCTGACGAAGCAGCAGGCCGAGCAGCGCGGAATCGATCTCAAATTCGCCGATGCGCAGCAGAAGCAGGAAAACCAGATCAAGGCCATTCGTTCCTTCATCGCGCAAGGCGTGAACGCTATCCTTGTCGCTCCCGTGGTCGCGACCGGCTGGGACGAAGTCCTGCAAGAGGCGAAGGATGCGGAAATTCCTGTCATCCTGCTCGACCGCACGGTCGACGCATCCGACGATCTTTATTTGACCGCTGTGACCTCCGATCTCGTCCACGAAGGCAACGTCGCCGGCAAGTGGCTTGCCGATACCGTTGCCGGCAAGCCCTGCAACGTCGTCGAGCTTCAGGGCACGACTGGTTCGTCGCCGGCGATCGACCGCAAGAAGGGCTTCGAACAGGCCCTCTCTGGCCACGACAACCTGAAGATCATCCGCAGCCAGACCGGCGACTTCACCCGCACCAAGGGCAAGGAAGTCATGGAAAGCTTCCTGAAGGCGGAAGGCGGCGGCAAGAACATCTGCGCGCTCTACGCCCATAACGACGACATGGCCGTCGGCGCGATCCAGGCCATCAAGGAAGCCGGCCTGAAGCCGGGCAAGGACATTCTCGTCGTCTCAATCGATGCCGTTCCGGATATCTTCCAGGCCATGGCCGCGGGCGAAGCCAACGCGACGGTCGAACTGACCCCGAACATGGCCGGTCCCGCCTTCGACGCCCTCGCCGCCTACCTCAAGGATGGCAAGGCGCCGGCAAAATGGATCCAGACGGAATCGAAGCTTTATACACAAGCCGATGATCCGATGAAGGTCTACGAGGAGAAGAAGGGCCTCGGCTACTGA